One Leopardus geoffroyi isolate Oge1 chromosome E1, O.geoffroyi_Oge1_pat1.0, whole genome shotgun sequence genomic window, TAGGACCGCCCAACGCGGAGCCTGCGCCTCAGAAAACGCAGGGTCGGGACCCCTCCTCACCGCGTCGTCAGTGTCGCTCACAGGCTGAGGAGAGAGCAGAGGCCTCTGAGGCCGGAGAGCTGGGGTcctgcctggcccctgcccccGAAAGTTCCCTGTGTCTGTGCCAGTCGTTTTCGCTTCTCTTCGCcgcagtttccttttctgtaaatcaGGGTTGGTGACATTAATCTTCTTACCACCATCAGGGGCTAGTCTGGGGAGCGAGAAGTAACtgctaccatttatttattgaacGGTTGCcatgtgccagaccctgtgctagGTATCTTGCTTCGATGATTTCCCGTCACCGTCaaaacaaccttatgaggtaggtgctatttttaaccccattttactgatgagaaagctgaggctctgagaaAGTTGTCCGAGGTTACAGAGCTAGTAAGAGGCAAGAGCAGGATTGTAATtagtgttctgtttttgttttcactccaGGGCCCATGTTCTAAGTAAGGATGTGGAAGCTATTCAGATGTTGACATGTCACGCACATATTCTTTGAGCAGTTTCTATGGCATCATGCTAGGCACTAGGGTACAGAGAAAAATACTTGTCATCCAGAAGTCTAGTAGGGAGAGATGGACAAGTAGATGAGTGTAATGAAATGTTATAGGTATCGTGAGAATAGTTTATTAATGATAATCATCCGATCGGATTTGCCCGGGACAGCTGTGAAAACAGCACACTCTCCAAGGGAAAGAGTAGGTCCTCTAAGGAGCAAAAGAAAGGCTTTCCTGCCTTTCTAAGGAACTACCAAGGGAGAAACTACACGGTACGAGAAGAGAGATACAGGTATGGATTGTGAGAGCTATTTTGGAATCTCTTCCAAGTCATTTCCACCTAGGTAGTGGTTTTGCAGTCGTGAGCCTACGATGACCCAGAGGGGTGGTGTTTCTGGTGTCCGTCCTCCTTCGCTCCCTAGGGCTCGCCGGAAGTGTTTCAGAGGCGGGAGACACATTGCCTGCTGCATAATGTCTGCTGATGGGCCCTACACAGTTGTCCCTTTGGGGTGGTCTGTGACTCTGCTTCtggtgaaaaaatgtttttttggttCTTGACACCTGCACCTGAATAGGTGACCACGAACGAGGTAGGGTTCAAATGAGACAATCTGGCAAGAGTGGCCGCACTGTGTTTCCAGAAGGCCCTGGAATGAAATATTTCAGGCTCTTTGGTCTCTCTGAAGCCTCCTTGGAGgcttcttggggtgggggtggggacataGTTGCTGGACCAAGTGATAGAAATCCTAGAGAAACTCAGGGCTCAAAGAGGCAAATGTTTTTCCCCGCCTACCAAAAAAGCAACGATGAgttgcagcagcagcagcaacaaagtCCTGAGGTTTTCCTGATGATCCATGCTCTCGGGAGGTTGAAATGTGAGAGAGGGAAGGTGTGGATCCCGAAAGCTAGTGTTTCACATTGGAGACAAAAGGGAAGTCCTTAGCTTTAGGTTGGGGGTCCGGAGGTAGGAAGGTTTGTTCCCCTTCTATGGGGAGCCGAGCTCCCATTTTCTTTCAGGGCTGGCTCAGTTAAAACGTAAACAAGCTAGGGACCTGGCTGCAACCCCACGTACCCTGCTTATGCTATCCCCCTTTGTTCCTGCAGTGTCGACCCAGTCAGCAGCCAGGCCATGGAGCTCTCTGATGTCACCCTCATTGAGGGTGTGGGTAATGAGGTGACTGTGGTGGCAGGTGTGGTGGTGCTGATTCTAGCCTTGGTCCTAGCTTGGCTCTCTACCTACGTAGCAGACAGCGGTAGCAACCAGCTCCTGGGCACCATTGTGTCAGCTGGCGACACATCCGTCCTCCACCTGGGACACGTGGACCATCTAGTAGCGGGCCAAAGCACCCCAGAGCCCACTGAACTTCCCCATCCATCAGAGGGTAATGACGAGAAGGCTGAAGAGGCTGGCGAAGGTGGGGGAGACCCCACAGGGGAGCCCGGAGCCGGGGGTGGCGTTGAGCCGAGCCTTGAGCATCTGCTTGATATCCAAGGCCTGACCAAAAGACAAGCGGGCCCAGAAAGCAGCAGTCCAGAGGCCCCCCTGAGACCTGAGGATGGCAGCTGcctcccccccagccctggcctcatCAACGTGCGGCTCAAATTCCTCAATGACACCGAGGAGCTGGCTGTGGCCAGGCCGGAGGATACTGTGGGTGCCCTGAAGAGGTGAGTGGCCTGGAGAGCGGGAGGCTTCTCGTAGCCCGTGCCCTCAGCCCTTGGTCACCTGGGAGGAGGCTGGTGTCCACATGGGAGCAGCAGGGATGGGTCAGGTCCATCCAGCCCCCACTAGGATTGCGTAGGATGCTTCTTAGAAACTCACCCTTTGGTTTTTCCCCTCATTGCCCTGCTTTGTCAGTCCAGGCCTGTTTGCCTTCTCATTCCTCgccttctgtgtttccttctgcctctttcaTCCTTACAGTAAATACTTCCCTGGACAAGAGAGCCAGATGAAACTGATCTACCAGGGCCGTCTGCTGCAGGACCCAGCCCGCACACTGCGTTCTCTGAACATTACCGACAACTGTGTGATTCACTGCCACCGCTCCCCCCCAGGGTCAGCTGTTCCAGGCCCCTCAGCATCCTTGGCCCCCTCTTCGGCCACTGAACCCCCCAGCCTTGGCGTCAGTGTGGGCAGCCTCATGGTGCCCGTGTTTGTGGTGCTGTTGGGTGTGGTCTGGTACTTCCGTATCAATTACCGCCAGTTCTTCACAGCACCTGCCACCGTCTCCCTGGTGGGGGTCACCGTCTTTTTCAGCTTCCTAGTATTTGGGATGTATGGACGATAAGGATATagggagaaaatgaaaggcaTGGTCTTCCTTCTTTATGGCCTCCCCCCTTTCCTGGCCAGAGCTGGGCCCAAGggcttgggagggaggggtggaaaggATGTGGTGGGTCCTCCTCCTTAGGACGTAGGAGGCAGGTACAGGGCCTCCCCTTCACGTCCACGAGGGTACAGACGTCCCCTCTGTGCAAGCACAACTCAGGTAGAAAACGAGGACGTCATCTTCTTTCACTTTTAGGGTCCAGAGATTCAGAGCTGAGCTGGCGGTCTAGCTCAGTGGGCAGCCGGGGCTCGGAGGATTCCCTCCCAGCTGTGGCCCTAGCTCTTTCCATTGTCTTGCATGTCTGCTCCTCAGTACCCAGGGCTGCCTGCCAGGGCAGCTCAGCATGGCCCCAGCATACTTCTGTAGGGAGCCTGgagtatttttctgtttcttaagggAATATCCATCTTTTGAgactaaagtcacacagcaggaaTGAAGGTTGTGTCCGCTTCCCCTGTAGGCACCTAGCCGCCTCTaccttccccctccacccctgtaGCAGGAATAGGGTGTTCTCTGTGTTCTGGATAGTTTCCAGTGTTCTCCCCTTTTTCAAAGCActttgcttgtattttttttttttttttaatagtccttTATAGAGCTCAGTCAGGAAGGGGAGTGCGGCACAAAGCCAAGCCCCCAGCATTGGGAGAGGCCAAGCCACAGCTGCTGCTACCCTAGGCCTAAGGCTGTAAGCAAGAGACAGCTCTGGCCCTCAGCCAGTGTCCTACCCTGCCCAGCTCCAAGGACGAGCTCTGGGTATGGagccctgggccccaggcccTTGCCTCTGGGGCTCATGGATGGAGGGTCAGTGTCTGTGACTAAATAAAGTTCCGTTTTGTGGCTGTGGAGCCTCCTTCTGTGACATTAAGAGAATGGCTTTGCTCTGTCCCCATCAACATGGTAATGAGGGTGGATAGGCTGGGCTACCAATGGGAAATGCAGTTTATTTACACCAGCAGCCATGGGGGCGGGGGAAATACACAGCGTTTACAAAGTTAGCTACCTGTACAGGATGGattacatatgcaaaaataaaaatctcaagacCACAGGACAGCGtgagccccacccccctcccccaatgacCCCAGCATGCGGTAATGCCAGGCGGGTGGCCCCTGGGCATGCGGGGGGGAGTGATGCATGGAAGGAAAAGCCACCGGCCATGGAAATTAGTACAgaaccccccccacacacactcagacacatgATAGGATACAGGGTGGACGACACCTAGCCGGGGTGGGAAGGATGGGAATTGAAACCCACACAGCCTGCTGTtagagggaggggagtggggagctcCTAGCCCCTGTTCAACTACATGGTAGGGGGGGCACACTCTCCCCGGAAGGAAAAGGGTTTGCTCCCTCAGGGTCCCTGCTGGACCAAGCCCATCTCTTACCCAGCTTGGGcagggggctctgccctgagggcGGGCCAAGGAACAATGGGGAAGTGGATGTGGACAAACCAGTTCCCAAACTACTTcccacttctccctcctccaaccagaagggggaaagggagaggccaGAGGGGAAAGGGTATGGTAGGGCCTGAGCTGCAGCTGCCTCTCAGAAGGGAGAGTGGCCTGTGGCCTTCCTCCCTTCACCTTCAACCCACTCCCAAGACTTCACTTGGAAGCAGGCTGGAGGCTGGCTGAaatcctccttcccctctggcttCCCCTTAGAGGGAGAAGGCTACAGAGGGTCAAGAACAGAGGAGCCCAGGCCCTAGGATTTATTCTAACTCCTGCCAAaatttgtttggctttttaaaaaataatcacaattcGTGG contains:
- the TMUB2 gene encoding transmembrane and ubiquitin-like domain-containing protein 2 isoform X2 — its product is MELSDVTLIEGVGNEVTVVAGVVVLILALVLAWLSTYVADSGSNQLLGTIVSAGDTSVLHLGHVDHLVAGQSTPEPTELPHPSEGNDEKAEEAGEGGGDPTGEPGAGGGVEPSLEHLLDIQGLTKRQAGPESSSPEAPLRPEDGSCLPPSPGLINVRLKFLNDTEELAVARPEDTVGALKSKYFPGQESQMKLIYQGRLLQDPARTLRSLNITDNCVIHCHRSPPGSAVPGPSASLAPSSATEPPSLGVSVGSLMVPVFVVLLGVVWYFRINYRQFFTAPATVSLVGVTVFFSFLVFGMYGR
- the TMUB2 gene encoding transmembrane and ubiquitin-like domain-containing protein 2 isoform X1, whose protein sequence is MISRHRQNNLMSVDPVSSQAMELSDVTLIEGVGNEVTVVAGVVVLILALVLAWLSTYVADSGSNQLLGTIVSAGDTSVLHLGHVDHLVAGQSTPEPTELPHPSEGNDEKAEEAGEGGGDPTGEPGAGGGVEPSLEHLLDIQGLTKRQAGPESSSPEAPLRPEDGSCLPPSPGLINVRLKFLNDTEELAVARPEDTVGALKSKYFPGQESQMKLIYQGRLLQDPARTLRSLNITDNCVIHCHRSPPGSAVPGPSASLAPSSATEPPSLGVSVGSLMVPVFVVLLGVVWYFRINYRQFFTAPATVSLVGVTVFFSFLVFGMYGR